In Helianthus annuus cultivar XRQ/B chromosome 9, HanXRQr2.0-SUNRISE, whole genome shotgun sequence, the following are encoded in one genomic region:
- the LOC110875387 gene encoding extensin-like yields the protein MESPITTFSWFFFIPFPLPPFFTKTAHHHHHPPPTTAATTATGATTDHLYGHPRRRRHPSAPITTTQRCRPSPITPDHRHPTSSPLTNTCHRQHPPPPTAYHYHHRPPPPNVVACRCLPSPPPPPPLSSPPPVAATTHYSRPPPPPPSPLTHDTQPPPSLSPTTAASTHYHRYAPPPPIADFIHSSFPAYQITQGNNSLHFYMVNQASP from the coding sequence ATGGAATCACCAATTActactttctcttggttttttttcattccatttcCTCTCCCACCCTTCTTCACCAAGACCgcccaccatcatcaccacccgccacccaccaccgccgCGACAACTGCCACCGGTGCCACCACCGACCACCTCTACGGCCACCCCCGTCGTCGCCGCCACCCGTCAGCCCCGATCACCACCACCCAACGGTGCCGCCCCTCACCCATTACACCCGACCACCGCCACCCAACTTCGTCGCCCCTCACCAACACCTGCCACCGCCAACACCCTCCACCACCGACCGCCTACCACtaccaccaccgaccaccaccacctaaCGTTGTCGCTTGTCGCTGCCTCCCatcaccgccgccgccaccaccactgtCATCGCCACCACCTGTCGCTGCCACTACCCACTACTCTcgaccaccacccccaccaccatcaccactcaCCCACGACACCCAACCACCGCCGTCGCTGTCACCCACCACTGCCGCTTCCACCCACTACCACCGCTACGCACCACCGCCACCCATCGCCGATTTTATTCACTCGTCTTTTCCTGCCTACCAAATAACACAAGGTAATAATTCATTACATTTCTACATGGTAAACCAAGCAAGTCCATGA